From a single Alkalihalophilus pseudofirmus genomic region:
- the speB gene encoding agmatinase, with protein MYQPKDSSQSPRFCGVRTFMRLEAIKTTENVDFVILGVPFDTAASFRTGQRLGPQHIRDFSVLLRPYNPDQDINIFDYASGVDYGDVNVVPGNVHRTYEAIQDELRPILHHNITPIILGGDHSISLGHLRAFAEKYGPVALVLFDAHADTWDHYYGEKYMHGTPFRRAVEEGLIDVEHSIMVGMRGSLYGPEDMNDTRHLGFEVITMQEFRQIGYAETMERVHKRVGDAPLFVSFDIDFVDPAYAPGTGTPEVCGATNYEALECVRKLDGLNIVGFDLVELLPTYDSGEVTAVMASAVAHEMISLVALKKKREQQESKVEAGIVKD; from the coding sequence ATGTACCAACCAAAAGATTCATCTCAGTCACCTCGGTTTTGCGGAGTCCGTACATTTATGAGACTTGAGGCAATTAAAACGACAGAAAATGTAGACTTTGTAATTTTAGGCGTTCCTTTTGACACGGCTGCATCATTCCGTACAGGGCAAAGATTAGGCCCGCAGCACATCCGAGATTTTTCTGTGTTGCTTAGACCATACAATCCAGATCAAGATATTAATATTTTTGATTATGCATCAGGAGTCGACTACGGAGATGTGAATGTGGTGCCAGGCAATGTACATCGCACATATGAAGCAATTCAAGATGAGCTTCGACCAATCCTTCATCATAATATCACACCAATTATACTTGGCGGCGATCACTCTATCAGCCTCGGCCATCTCCGTGCCTTTGCAGAAAAATATGGACCAGTTGCTCTAGTATTGTTTGATGCCCATGCCGATACTTGGGATCACTATTACGGAGAAAAATACATGCATGGGACACCGTTTAGACGCGCTGTAGAAGAAGGGCTGATTGATGTTGAACATTCAATCATGGTTGGAATGCGCGGTTCGTTATACGGTCCAGAAGATATGAATGATACACGCCATCTAGGTTTTGAAGTTATAACCATGCAAGAGTTCCGCCAAATCGGTTACGCAGAAACAATGGAAAGAGTGCATAAACGAGTAGGTGATGCGCCGCTATTTGTATCTTTTGATATTGATTTTGTCGATCCAGCCTATGCCCCTGGAACCGGCACTCCTGAAGTATGCGGTGCGACCAATTATGAAGCACTTGAATGTGTGCGAAAATTAGACGGGTTAAATATAGTCGGATTTGATTTAGTTGAATTACTCCCAACCTACGACAGCGGTGAGGTGACGGCGGTTATGGCTTCAGCAGTCGCCCATGAGATGATATCTTTAGTAGCGTTGAAGAAAAAGCGAGAACAGCAGGAGAGCAAGGTAGAAGCAGGAATAGTGAAGGATTAG
- a CDS encoding sigma-54 interaction domain-containing protein produces the protein MDSGNNFVEIELQAILKGSKDNIVITDGEGNVLKASPNCLDIYGVEFNQILGRSVYDLEKEDIFSPSITVRVLNEKKECQVLQHTKGERTVLATGMPVFNENGELLRVISFSYDLTEIEELRENYHTLQERMGLYESQIEELLEKEEQDRDVILKSKAIKRVWELVKRVSDSEATVVFLGESGVGKNVFARALHNGSSRASKPFIEVNCSAIPEALFESEMFGYESGSFTGAHKKGKPGMIELADGGTLFLDEIGELPLSMQAKLLKVLQEKNVTRVGGLKPHKIDFRLIASTNQNLEEMVRSGSFRQDLYYRLHVIPIEIPPLRKRKDDILLLIQHYLHSFNQKYNVHKHLQAPALDELLAYHWPGNVRELENTMERLVLTSEKDRIEISDLPLLIHKQQHNSMEESTASQSNEAINASTYKEAMAQVEKHWLEHALKQCKTTYEMAELLGLSQSTVVRKLHKYNLNSKMHLNS, from the coding sequence ATGGATTCAGGAAATAACTTCGTTGAGATAGAGTTACAGGCGATTTTAAAAGGGTCAAAGGACAATATTGTCATCACGGATGGAGAAGGTAACGTCCTGAAGGCTAGCCCTAATTGTCTTGATATATATGGCGTAGAGTTTAACCAGATCCTAGGCCGCTCTGTATATGATCTTGAAAAAGAAGACATTTTCTCACCTTCAATAACAGTAAGGGTACTAAATGAAAAAAAAGAATGCCAGGTGCTTCAGCATACAAAAGGAGAACGAACGGTGCTTGCAACAGGAATGCCGGTGTTTAATGAGAACGGAGAACTCCTTCGTGTCATCAGTTTTTCATACGATTTAACTGAAATTGAAGAGCTGAGAGAAAATTATCATACGCTGCAGGAGAGAATGGGGCTATATGAATCACAGATAGAAGAGCTGCTTGAAAAAGAAGAACAAGATCGTGATGTCATCTTAAAAAGTAAAGCAATCAAGCGGGTGTGGGAGCTTGTTAAAAGAGTATCTGATTCAGAAGCGACAGTCGTATTTTTAGGGGAATCAGGCGTTGGGAAAAATGTATTTGCGAGGGCGCTCCATAATGGCAGCAGCCGAGCTTCAAAGCCTTTCATCGAAGTAAATTGCAGCGCCATACCAGAAGCGTTATTTGAATCAGAAATGTTTGGGTATGAATCGGGTTCATTTACCGGAGCACATAAAAAAGGCAAGCCCGGCATGATCGAATTAGCAGACGGCGGGACATTATTTCTAGATGAAATCGGGGAATTGCCTTTATCTATGCAAGCCAAACTCTTAAAAGTGCTGCAAGAAAAGAATGTGACACGAGTAGGCGGATTAAAACCACATAAAATTGACTTCAGACTGATTGCCTCAACTAATCAAAACTTAGAAGAAATGGTCAGAAGCGGTTCATTCAGGCAAGATCTATACTACAGACTTCATGTCATACCGATCGAAATCCCGCCGCTGCGCAAAAGAAAAGATGATATTCTACTATTAATCCAGCACTACCTCCATAGCTTTAATCAAAAATACAATGTACATAAACATCTTCAAGCACCAGCGCTCGATGAATTACTAGCCTATCACTGGCCAGGAAATGTGCGTGAATTAGAAAATACAATGGAACGATTGGTGCTTACCTCAGAGAAGGACAGAATTGAAATAAGTGATTTGCCGCTCCTGATCCACAAACAGCAGCATAACTCAATGGAGGAGTCTACAGCCAGTCAATCCAATGAGGCAATCAACGCCTCCACCTATAAAGAAGCGATGGCGCAAGTAGAAAAACATTGGCTTGAGCATGCTTTAAAGCAATGCAAAACGACATATGAAATGGCTGAACTTCTTGGATTAAGCCAATCAACCGTTGTGAGAAAACTCCATAAATACAATCTCAATTCAAAAATGCATCTTAATTCATAA
- a CDS encoding aldehyde dehydrogenase family protein yields the protein MKKHLYINGQWVEGHSYTELSSPYTGEKIAEIAAASEEQVEAAIEAAEKASKDMAELASHKRAAILEKAAAKLEERKEEAAQLIAREAAKPIKTARAEVARTIATYKFSAEEAKRIQGETLPLDAQEGGEGRTAYTVREPLGVVGAITPFNFPMNLVAHKVGPAIASGNAVVLKPAGQTPLSSLFLADIFEEAGLPVGALNIVTGSGSVVGEKLVTDDRVKKISFTGSPEVGIGIRNKAGLKKVTLELGSNAAVIIDKNVDIDKIISRAVSGAFAFQGQVCISLQRIYVMDEVYEEFVEKFVQETKKLIVGDALDDQTDVSALISAKDVKRALSWIEEAKQKEAEVACGGEAEGNILYPTVLLHAGNELKVSCQEVFAPIVHINKVTSIDEAIDEVNNSKYGLQAGIYTENIHTAFAATKKIHVGGVMINDIPTFRVDHMPYGGVKESGVGREGVKYAIEEMTEQKLIVFNHNY from the coding sequence GTGAAAAAGCATCTATATATAAATGGTCAATGGGTGGAAGGACATTCATATACAGAATTATCTTCTCCTTATACAGGGGAAAAGATTGCAGAGATTGCAGCAGCTAGTGAAGAACAAGTAGAAGCTGCCATTGAAGCAGCTGAAAAAGCGAGCAAAGACATGGCGGAACTCGCTAGTCACAAACGAGCAGCTATTTTAGAAAAAGCTGCAGCGAAATTAGAAGAGCGCAAAGAAGAGGCAGCTCAATTAATTGCCCGAGAAGCGGCAAAGCCGATTAAAACGGCCCGTGCTGAAGTGGCAAGAACGATTGCGACCTACAAATTCTCTGCTGAGGAAGCGAAACGGATCCAAGGTGAAACTTTGCCGTTAGATGCTCAAGAAGGCGGAGAAGGGAGAACAGCCTACACGGTACGTGAACCACTGGGGGTTGTCGGAGCCATTACTCCCTTCAACTTCCCGATGAACCTTGTTGCCCATAAAGTAGGTCCAGCGATTGCATCAGGTAATGCAGTGGTCTTGAAGCCTGCAGGTCAGACACCTCTATCCTCGCTGTTTCTAGCAGACATTTTTGAAGAAGCTGGTCTTCCGGTAGGTGCGTTAAATATTGTTACTGGGAGCGGATCTGTAGTCGGTGAAAAACTAGTCACAGATGACCGCGTGAAAAAGATTTCCTTTACCGGAAGCCCTGAAGTAGGAATAGGCATTCGTAATAAGGCGGGTCTTAAGAAGGTCACACTCGAGCTGGGCTCAAATGCAGCTGTCATTATTGATAAAAACGTAGATATAGATAAAATTATTTCTCGTGCCGTTTCTGGAGCGTTTGCTTTCCAAGGCCAAGTGTGTATTTCCTTGCAGCGTATCTATGTAATGGATGAAGTGTATGAGGAGTTTGTTGAAAAGTTTGTTCAAGAGACAAAGAAATTGATTGTCGGGGATGCACTAGATGACCAAACGGACGTCTCAGCACTAATCAGCGCAAAAGATGTCAAGCGTGCTCTAAGCTGGATTGAGGAAGCGAAGCAAAAAGAGGCCGAGGTTGCTTGCGGCGGAGAGGCTGAAGGAAATATTCTCTACCCTACCGTCCTTCTCCATGCAGGAAATGAATTGAAAGTATCGTGCCAGGAAGTGTTTGCACCGATCGTTCATATTAACAAAGTGACATCTATTGATGAGGCGATCGATGAGGTTAACAATTCTAAATACGGTCTGCAAGCTGGTATTTATACAGAAAACATTCATACCGCTTTTGCAGCGACGAAAAAGATCCATGTCGGCGGTGTGATGATTAATGATATTCCAACATTCAGAGTCGACCATATGCCTTATGGCGGTGTCAAAGAAAGTGGCGTTGGCCGCGAAGGCGTAAAATATGCGATCGAAGAAATGACCGAGCAAAAATTGATCGTTTTTAATCATAACTATTAA